From a single Nissabacter sp. SGAir0207 genomic region:
- a CDS encoding glucose-6-phosphate isomerase family protein, translated as MTLSFIQPPQVAWASGALAGGPLLRKSTRIQDLTDVFDDEEARQQLAGERVVYDVEMLATTPAEGELYTGVTHLYPGRVGCEYFMTRGHFHARREQGEVYFGLRGSGLLLLQTEQGEARLEKVFAGSVHIIPGFTAHRLINTGEEVLSALAVWPAIAGHDYAALARGFNIRVFEQNQRVQAKEVQNG; from the coding sequence ATGACTCTCTCTTTTATCCAGCCACCCCAGGTGGCGTGGGCTAGCGGCGCATTAGCCGGTGGCCCGTTATTGCGTAAATCAACCCGCATTCAGGATCTTACTGACGTTTTTGACGACGAAGAGGCCCGCCAGCAGTTGGCTGGCGAGCGGGTCGTGTATGACGTTGAGATGCTGGCTACCACGCCTGCGGAAGGCGAACTCTACACGGGCGTCACCCACCTTTACCCTGGCCGGGTCGGCTGCGAGTACTTCATGACCCGCGGGCATTTCCATGCGCGCCGCGAACAGGGGGAGGTCTATTTTGGCCTGCGTGGCAGCGGGTTGTTGCTGCTGCAAACGGAGCAGGGCGAGGCGCGGCTGGAAAAGGTCTTCGCCGGTTCGGTGCATATTATTCCTGGCTTTACCGCCCATCGGTTAATCAATACCGGAGAGGAGGTGTTGTCCGCGCTTGCCGTATGGCCAGCGATCGCGGGCCACGACTATGCGGCGCTGGCCCGCGGCTTCAACATCCGGGTCTTTGAGCAGAACCAGAGGGTGCAGGCGAAGGAGGTACAGAATGGCTGA